A single window of Streptomyces cathayae DNA harbors:
- a CDS encoding transposase: MSRKLPVGEGETSRTACARGLLRAAVDEKTGELVSASLLAERVGWAVDLVSGMTSELTAERWNTTDVDILASGEDASGRKLPSNAWMALRRLGWTVTAPKGVKVNDRIVRMAQEQAGRTLRCAKWRADLTCGVLGAWPADPARRTAQEWDAVREAVPGGQHLPSSVIKSRTRQIAAFARKHGRMPTDVFQLEAAPRVARMLLLSACDRQQATIERHESDPGRALLRLQLPTRPDPRSYRDWTWIACPVALPPTIPKSAVLHLPTLRIHQGTVRADLAYTHAVPKTRRTGHTVALGVDWGLNTLLSAGTARLHEDGRITAPGSGGMFRTAGVLAKQHRLRRLFEHLQAKADHYQRLIGDDTDHPLAARTLALTDEIRRVSARRSNLNDALAQAAARWAVDQAVTAEASVIYVEDLRSMEALGMGRTMNTRLSQQVRGRIVDRMRHLAAEAGIAVITVPARNTSRHCPQCLVPLRHRKAPDRPTTPG; this comes from the coding sequence GTGAGCCGGAAGCTGCCGGTCGGCGAGGGCGAGACCTCCCGCACAGCGTGCGCTCGTGGCCTGCTGCGCGCGGCGGTCGACGAGAAGACCGGTGAACTCGTGTCCGCCTCCTTGCTGGCCGAGCGGGTCGGCTGGGCCGTGGACCTGGTGTCCGGCATGACAAGCGAGCTGACGGCCGAGCGCTGGAACACCACCGACGTGGACATCCTCGCCTCCGGTGAGGACGCGAGCGGCCGGAAGCTTCCGTCGAACGCCTGGATGGCGCTGCGCCGCCTGGGCTGGACCGTGACCGCTCCCAAGGGTGTGAAGGTCAACGACCGGATCGTGCGCATGGCCCAGGAACAGGCCGGCCGCACGCTCCGCTGTGCGAAGTGGCGCGCGGACCTCACCTGCGGTGTCCTTGGGGCCTGGCCCGCCGATCCGGCCAGGCGGACCGCCCAGGAGTGGGACGCGGTCCGCGAAGCGGTACCCGGCGGGCAGCATCTGCCGTCCAGCGTCATCAAGTCCCGCACCCGGCAGATCGCCGCGTTCGCCAGGAAGCACGGGCGGATGCCGACCGATGTGTTCCAGCTGGAGGCCGCGCCCCGGGTGGCCCGGATGCTGCTGCTGTCCGCCTGCGACAGACAGCAGGCCACCATCGAACGGCACGAGAGCGATCCGGGCCGGGCACTGCTGCGGCTACAGCTTCCCACCCGGCCCGACCCGCGGTCCTACCGGGACTGGACGTGGATCGCCTGCCCCGTTGCGCTGCCGCCGACGATCCCCAAAAGCGCGGTGCTGCACCTGCCCACCCTGCGCATCCACCAGGGCACGGTACGGGCTGATCTCGCCTACACCCACGCCGTCCCGAAGACCCGGCGTACCGGACACACCGTCGCGCTCGGGGTGGACTGGGGCCTGAACACCCTGCTGTCCGCCGGCACCGCCCGCCTCCACGAGGACGGGCGTATCACCGCTCCCGGCTCCGGGGGCATGTTCCGTACGGCCGGCGTGCTCGCGAAACAGCACCGCCTGCGCCGCCTGTTCGAGCACCTGCAGGCGAAGGCCGACCACTACCAGCGGCTCATCGGCGACGACACCGACCATCCGCTGGCGGCCAGGACGCTGGCCCTCACCGACGAGATCCGGCGCGTGTCCGCCCGCAGGTCGAACCTCAATGACGCCCTCGCACAGGCTGCCGCCCGCTGGGCCGTCGACCAGGCCGTCACCGCCGAAGCGAGCGTGATCTACGTCGAAGACCTCCGCTCGATGGAGGCCCTCGGCATGGGCCGCACGATGAACACCCGGCTCTCCCAGCAGGTGCGCGGGCGGATCGTCGACCGGATGCGGCACCTGGCCGCCGAAGCGGGGATCGCCGTCATCACCGTGCCGGCCCGCAACACCTCCAGACACTGTCCCCAGTGCCTCGTGCCGCTGCGGCACCGCAAGGCACCGGACCGGCCCACCACCCCGGGCTAG
- a CDS encoding cystathionine gamma-synthase, with amino-acid sequence MSDRHISQHFETLAIHAGNTADPLTGAVVPPIYQVSTYKQDGVGGLRGGYEYSRSANPTRTALEENLAALEGGRRGLAFASGLAAEDCLLRTLLSPGDHVVIPNDAYGGTFRLFAKVVARWGVEWSVADTSDPAAVRAALTPKTKVVWVETPSNPLLGITDIAAVAQIARDAGARLVVDNTFATPYLQQPIALGADVVVHSLTKYMGGHSDVVGGALITGDPELGEELAYHQNAMGAVAGPFDSWLVLRGTKTLPVRMDRHSENATKVADMLSRHARVTSVLYPGLPEHPGHEVAAKQMRSFGGMVSFRVEGGEEAAVEVCNRAEVFTLGESLGGVESLIEHPGRMTHASVVGSALEVPGDLVRLSVGIENVDDLLEDLQQALGR; translated from the coding sequence ATGAGCGACAGGCACATCAGTCAACACTTCGAGACACTCGCGATCCACGCGGGCAACACCGCGGACCCCCTGACCGGCGCGGTGGTCCCGCCGATCTACCAGGTGTCCACCTACAAGCAGGACGGCGTCGGCGGCCTGCGCGGCGGCTACGAGTACAGCCGCAGCGCCAACCCGACCAGGACCGCGCTGGAGGAGAACCTCGCCGCCCTGGAGGGCGGCCGCCGCGGCCTCGCGTTCGCGTCCGGGCTGGCGGCCGAGGACTGCCTGCTGCGTACGCTGCTCAGCCCCGGCGACCACGTGGTGATCCCGAACGACGCCTACGGCGGCACGTTCCGGCTGTTCGCCAAGGTCGTCGCCCGCTGGGGAGTGGAGTGGTCGGTGGCCGACACCAGCGACCCGGCCGCCGTCCGGGCCGCCCTCACCCCGAAGACCAAGGTCGTGTGGGTGGAGACCCCCTCCAACCCGCTGCTCGGCATCACCGACATCGCCGCCGTCGCCCAGATCGCCCGGGACGCCGGAGCCCGCCTCGTCGTCGACAACACCTTCGCCACGCCCTACCTCCAGCAGCCGATCGCGCTCGGCGCGGACGTCGTCGTGCACTCCCTGACCAAGTACATGGGCGGCCACTCGGACGTCGTCGGCGGCGCCCTGATCACCGGCGACCCGGAGCTCGGCGAGGAGCTGGCCTACCACCAGAACGCGATGGGCGCGGTCGCCGGACCGTTCGACTCCTGGCTGGTGCTGCGCGGCACCAAGACGCTCCCGGTGCGCATGGACCGGCACAGCGAGAACGCCACCAAGGTCGCCGACATGCTCAGCCGGCACGCGCGCGTGACGAGCGTCCTCTACCCGGGCCTGCCGGAGCACCCCGGCCACGAGGTCGCCGCCAAGCAGATGCGGTCCTTCGGCGGCATGGTCTCCTTCCGCGTGGAGGGCGGCGAGGAGGCGGCCGTCGAGGTCTGCAACCGGGCCGAGGTGTTCACGCTGGGTGAGTCCCTGGGCGGCGTCGAGTCGCTGATCGAGCACCCCGGGCGCATGACGCACGCCTCGGTGGTCGGCTCCGCGCTCGAGGTCCCCGGCGACCTGGTGCGCCTCTCGGTGGGCATCGAGAACGTCGACGACCTGCTCGAAGACCTCCAGCAGGCCCTCGGCCGGTAA
- a CDS encoding sigma factor-like helix-turn-helix DNA-binding protein: MIQGHASRDARRAREFEAFVAGAGGRLLHAATLLTAEARDDNPRARRLLTLALAHTYACWDRLHGDDPYDRTRRYLATRFARTAWHERGGLLRSRPHPAGPLAGLGPQERLILVLRLHEDVTEEQTAALLGLSADRVHAICNRATTAVLDRRRRAPAPSVRGVGTVSS, translated from the coding sequence TTGATCCAAGGACATGCGTCCCGGGACGCCCGCCGGGCCCGCGAGTTCGAGGCGTTCGTCGCGGGCGCGGGCGGGCGGCTGCTGCACGCCGCCACCCTGCTCACGGCGGAGGCGCGGGACGACAACCCCCGCGCGCGGCGCCTGCTGACCCTGGCGCTGGCCCACACGTACGCGTGCTGGGACCGGCTGCACGGTGACGATCCCTACGACCGGACCCGCCGGTACCTGGCCACCCGCTTCGCCCGTACCGCCTGGCACGAGCGCGGCGGCCTGCTCCGCTCCCGTCCGCACCCCGCGGGTCCGCTGGCCGGGCTCGGCCCGCAGGAGCGTCTGATCCTGGTGCTGCGGCTCCACGAGGACGTCACCGAGGAGCAGACGGCGGCCCTGCTCGGCCTGTCCGCGGACCGGGTCCACGCGATCTGCAACCGCGCGACGACCGCGGTACTGGACCGGCGGCGGCGTGCGCCGGCTCCTTCGGTGCGGGGCGTCGGGACGGTCTCGTCATGA
- a CDS encoding DUF4307 domain-containing protein, whose product MSTASTRPPEGRYGRTSDERADRTLKIVGAGLGAVMLALIGWFGYHYVAGSQISGEMIGFDTSQESVQVRLEVHKDAGVDGYCTVRSQTVDGAEVGRADFRFDGDGTRFDEVVTLRTTSPAATAELLGCHAG is encoded by the coding sequence ATGAGTACGGCGAGTACGCGACCGCCCGAGGGCCGGTACGGCCGCACCTCGGACGAACGTGCCGACCGCACCCTCAAGATCGTCGGTGCGGGCCTGGGCGCGGTGATGCTGGCCCTGATCGGCTGGTTCGGCTACCACTACGTAGCGGGTAGCCAGATCAGCGGCGAGATGATCGGTTTCGACACCTCGCAGGAGAGCGTGCAGGTGCGCCTGGAGGTCCACAAGGACGCGGGCGTGGACGGCTACTGCACGGTGCGCTCCCAGACCGTGGACGGCGCCGAGGTGGGCCGCGCCGACTTCCGCTTCGACGGGGACGGCACACGCTTCGACGAGGTCGTCACGCTCCGCACGACCTCCCCGGCCGCGACGGCCGAGCTGCTCGGCTGCCACGCCGGCTGA
- the greA gene encoding transcription elongation factor GreA: MTQTSENATWLTQEAYNKLKDELDYLTGRARTEISAKIAAAREEGDLRENGGYHAAKEEQGKQELRVRQLTQLLESAKVGEAPAADGSVAPGMVVTIAFDGDEDDTLAFLLASREYASADIETYSPQSPLGAGVTGHRIGETVEYELPNGKTASVKILKAEPYKG, from the coding sequence GTGACCCAGACCAGCGAGAACGCCACCTGGCTGACGCAGGAGGCGTACAACAAGCTCAAGGACGAGCTTGACTACCTTACTGGTCGCGCGCGTACGGAGATCTCCGCCAAGATCGCCGCTGCGCGAGAGGAGGGCGACCTGCGGGAGAACGGCGGGTACCACGCGGCCAAGGAGGAGCAGGGCAAGCAGGAGCTCCGCGTGCGGCAGCTCACCCAGCTCCTCGAAAGCGCCAAGGTCGGTGAGGCGCCGGCGGCCGACGGTTCGGTGGCGCCGGGCATGGTCGTGACGATCGCCTTCGACGGCGACGAGGACGACACGCTGGCCTTCCTCCTCGCCTCGCGCGAGTACGCGAGTGCGGACATCGAGACGTACTCCCCGCAGTCCCCGCTGGGTGCCGGGGTGACCGGCCACCGGATCGGCGAGACCGTGGAGTACGAACTGCCGAACGGCAAGACGGCCTCCGTGAAGATCCTGAAGGCCGAGCCGTACAAGGGCTGA
- the ilvA gene encoding threonine ammonia-lyase, with protein sequence MNHGMAESLRTVTADDVRGARKMLSGVARMTAMESSRHLSRTVGTPVHLKCENLQRTGSFKLRGAYVRIAGLLPEQRAAGVVAASAGNHAQGVALASSLLGVRSTVFMPKGAPLPKISATREYGAEVRLHGQVVDEALAAAEEYADETGAVLIHPFDHPDVIAGQGTVGLEILEQCPEVRTIVVGMGGGGLIAGIAVAVKALRPDVRIIGVQAAGAAAYPPSLAAGYPVSVRDPATMADGIKVGRPGDVPFGIVEHLVDEVRTVTESELSAALLLCLERAKLVVEPAGASPVAALLSRPDAFAGPVVAVLSGGNVDPVLMERVLRHGMAAQGRYLAVRLRLTDRPGALASLLGALSVVDANVLDVSHVRTDPRLGLTEVEVEVHLETKGPEHCAEVEQALRNAGHTVMD encoded by the coding sequence ATGAACCACGGCATGGCCGAATCCCTGCGTACCGTCACGGCCGACGATGTGCGCGGTGCCCGGAAGATGCTCTCGGGTGTGGCGAGGATGACCGCGATGGAGAGCAGCAGGCACCTGTCCCGGACGGTGGGCACACCGGTGCACCTCAAGTGCGAGAACCTCCAGCGGACGGGGTCGTTCAAGCTGCGCGGCGCGTACGTCCGGATCGCCGGGCTGCTGCCCGAGCAGCGCGCCGCCGGTGTGGTCGCGGCGAGCGCCGGCAACCACGCGCAGGGCGTCGCGCTCGCGTCCTCGCTGCTCGGGGTGCGGTCGACGGTGTTCATGCCGAAGGGCGCCCCGCTGCCGAAGATCAGCGCCACCCGGGAGTACGGCGCCGAGGTGCGCCTGCACGGCCAGGTGGTCGACGAGGCACTGGCCGCCGCCGAGGAGTACGCGGACGAGACGGGCGCCGTGCTGATCCACCCCTTCGACCACCCCGACGTCATCGCGGGCCAGGGCACCGTGGGCCTGGAGATCCTGGAGCAGTGCCCCGAGGTGCGCACGATCGTCGTCGGCATGGGCGGCGGCGGGCTGATCGCCGGGATCGCCGTCGCGGTGAAGGCGCTGCGGCCGGACGTCCGGATCATCGGGGTGCAGGCGGCGGGCGCGGCGGCGTATCCGCCCTCGCTGGCGGCCGGGTATCCGGTGTCGGTGCGCGATCCGGCGACGATGGCCGACGGCATCAAGGTGGGGCGGCCCGGCGATGTGCCGTTCGGGATCGTCGAGCACCTGGTGGACGAGGTCCGCACGGTCACCGAGAGCGAGTTGTCCGCCGCCCTGCTGCTCTGCCTGGAGCGGGCCAAACTGGTCGTCGAACCGGCCGGGGCGAGCCCGGTGGCGGCGTTGCTGAGCCGCCCCGACGCGTTCGCGGGCCCGGTCGTCGCGGTGCTCTCCGGTGGCAACGTCGACCCGGTGCTGATGGAGCGGGTGCTGCGGCACGGCATGGCGGCACAGGGCCGCTACCTGGCCGTCCGGCTGCGGCTGACGGACCGGCCGGGCGCTCTCGCGTCGCTGCTCGGGGCGTTGTCGGTGGTGGACGCCAACGTCCTCGACGTGAGCCATGTACGGACCGATCCGCGGCTCGGGCTCACGGAAGTGGAGGTCGAGGTGCACCTGGAGACGAAGGGCCCGGAGCACTGCGCCGAGGTCGAACAAGCCCTGCGGAACGCGGGCCACACGGTCATGGACTGA
- a CDS encoding IS607 family transposase, which yields MKLSEWARQQGVSYQTAWRWVKDGKMPVPVRQAPSGTWLVTELAPAVSVASGRVVAYCRVSSTDQKADLERQAARVVAGANGLGLAVAEVVTEVGSGLDGRRRKLHRLLSDPQTAVIVVEHRDRLARFGVEHLEAVLSASGRRLVVLDPTETTDDLVRDITEVLTSMCARLYGRRAAKNRAARAVAVATDEADEAAE from the coding sequence GTGAAGCTTTCGGAGTGGGCCCGGCAGCAGGGCGTGAGCTACCAGACCGCCTGGCGGTGGGTGAAGGACGGGAAGATGCCCGTTCCGGTCCGCCAGGCGCCGTCCGGAACATGGTTGGTCACTGAGCTCGCTCCGGCCGTCTCGGTGGCCTCGGGGCGGGTGGTGGCGTACTGCCGCGTGTCGTCCACCGACCAGAAAGCCGACCTTGAGCGGCAGGCGGCCCGGGTCGTGGCCGGCGCGAACGGGCTCGGCCTGGCCGTCGCCGAGGTCGTCACCGAGGTCGGCTCGGGGCTGGACGGGCGGCGCCGCAAGCTGCACCGCCTGCTGTCCGACCCGCAGACGGCGGTGATCGTGGTCGAGCACCGGGACCGGCTGGCCCGGTTCGGCGTCGAGCATCTCGAAGCCGTCTTGTCGGCGTCCGGGCGGCGCCTGGTCGTCCTCGACCCCACCGAGACCACCGATGACCTGGTACGGGACATCACCGAGGTGCTCACCTCCATGTGCGCCCGCCTGTACGGGCGGCGGGCGGCGAAGAACCGCGCCGCCCGCGCGGTGGCCGTGGCGACCGACGAGGCCGACGAGGCCGCCGAGTGA
- a CDS encoding tetratricopeptide repeat protein, which produces MRDGHRADAERLLARAVEEEVRRSGGRADGKVLLSRARGALDAIARPAAEEYEAYTRALDEASAGQLTLRQRYAREGAGTPLLVAGVAGLTAVVADLALGTGTGTALGAGVAVGVAGAAATVVKVVGAHVPAAHHRAGAASQPGGPEQLRLQWLTALEVRGIRPFLDQQRMLAASTGSRQTGPRLRGADKSAAARGRSVLEQSFGQLPEPVGPFAGRRQEMARIRQWVRAARASTETQPTVVVLHGEPGSGRTTLAVRATHDLKDYFRGACVVDLRADSPGEPPLSTRDALLHLLNRLGAPREQLLFRERSSPDQQVRRLSELYHQHVTGMPVTVVLDDAADPQQVRTLLPERSDSLVLVTSRAPLGLPDDLPARVHQLPVRALDAAGTGELLAAVAQDPSVTGSEAADSADRVRELCGGLPLALRIAGSSLGPRSPRALAADLGAYGPVGPVERALWLRYTDQPEPLRRLLRRLALAGRVSLGAAAAAALLATDEAEGTRHLQALARAGLITPVRSGRYRLHDLVRAFALARLLDEEDPAERTAAQERLIVNYAELADSVLRLVDGNMSTRSDRFGPYGFTSLDEALRWLDDESSFITAALRHSEGVNQAAVLNLLGALCDYCLLRGDLYRLGEISELAQTVDKGLLRRSVQWRTGIAARQLGELDTARTTLSSVVDLYRETHHDAGAARALTSLGITLHHQGNLTEASARLREAMDLQSAPQLAADRAWTMHALGAVERDRARLSEALDLLTESLVLHRAGESVHGQAWAHFQLGQLRLRTGDVPHAESELREALELYGRTRDARGEAWALTQLARARLLAGDASPAVEELRQAAARHRDNEDARGEAWTLYYLGQALEETGDLDRAVRELERSRTMFSRMRDVYGLACARHHSARVTRDQRAARTGSLRNSGFARQLLVDARADFQRIGVAHGEAWTCLELAVVDAGNARTQQALALCDEATALFASYGDRRGEDWARFLRCTLLPYAAPGGTEVGTAVAQEDLAQLARTAHAARDEKLGDYVDAYQLLLERGVSLEAGWQAWHLGMVPSLHAREVMGVPTGSAA; this is translated from the coding sequence ATGCGGGACGGTCATCGTGCGGACGCGGAGCGGCTGTTGGCACGGGCTGTGGAGGAGGAGGTACGCCGGTCGGGCGGGCGTGCCGACGGGAAGGTGCTGCTCTCCCGGGCGCGCGGGGCGCTGGACGCGATCGCGCGGCCGGCGGCCGAGGAGTACGAGGCGTACACCCGCGCGCTGGACGAGGCGTCGGCCGGGCAGCTCACCCTCCGCCAGCGGTACGCCCGCGAGGGCGCCGGGACGCCGCTGCTGGTGGCCGGGGTGGCCGGGCTCACGGCCGTGGTCGCCGACCTCGCCCTCGGTACGGGGACCGGGACGGCGCTGGGCGCGGGCGTGGCCGTCGGCGTGGCCGGCGCGGCGGCGACCGTGGTGAAGGTGGTGGGCGCGCATGTGCCCGCCGCGCACCACCGGGCCGGCGCGGCGAGCCAGCCGGGCGGGCCGGAGCAGTTACGGCTGCAGTGGCTGACGGCGCTGGAGGTGCGGGGCATCCGGCCGTTCCTGGACCAGCAGCGGATGCTCGCCGCGTCCACGGGCTCCCGGCAGACGGGGCCGCGGCTGCGCGGCGCGGACAAGAGCGCGGCAGCCCGCGGGCGGAGTGTGCTGGAGCAGTCGTTCGGGCAACTGCCGGAGCCGGTGGGGCCGTTCGCCGGGCGGCGGCAGGAGATGGCGCGGATCCGGCAGTGGGTGCGGGCGGCGCGCGCGAGCACGGAGACACAGCCGACGGTGGTGGTGCTGCACGGGGAGCCCGGCAGCGGCCGGACCACCCTCGCGGTGCGCGCGACGCACGACCTGAAGGACTACTTCCGCGGCGCCTGCGTGGTCGATCTGCGCGCCGACAGCCCCGGTGAGCCGCCGCTGTCCACCCGGGACGCGCTGCTGCATCTGCTGAACCGGCTGGGGGCGCCCCGTGAGCAGCTGCTGTTCCGCGAGCGGTCCTCCCCCGACCAGCAGGTGAGACGGCTGAGCGAGCTGTACCACCAGCATGTGACGGGCATGCCGGTGACGGTCGTCCTCGACGACGCGGCCGATCCGCAGCAGGTCCGCACCCTGCTGCCGGAGCGGTCCGACAGTCTGGTCCTGGTGACCTCCCGCGCGCCGCTCGGCCTGCCCGACGACCTGCCGGCCCGGGTGCACCAGCTGCCGGTACGGGCCCTGGACGCGGCGGGCACCGGGGAACTGCTGGCCGCCGTCGCGCAGGACCCGTCGGTGACCGGCAGCGAGGCCGCCGACTCCGCCGACCGGGTCCGGGAACTGTGCGGCGGGCTGCCGCTGGCGCTGCGGATCGCCGGTTCCTCCCTGGGCCCGCGCTCCCCGCGCGCGCTCGCCGCCGACCTGGGCGCCTACGGCCCGGTGGGCCCGGTCGAGCGTGCCCTGTGGCTGCGCTACACCGACCAGCCGGAGCCGTTGCGGCGGCTGCTGCGCCGGCTGGCGCTGGCCGGCCGGGTGTCGCTGGGCGCCGCGGCGGCGGCCGCGTTGCTGGCCACCGACGAGGCCGAGGGGACCCGGCATCTTCAGGCGCTGGCCCGGGCCGGCCTGATCACCCCGGTGCGGTCCGGCCGGTACCGGCTGCACGACCTCGTACGCGCCTTCGCACTGGCCCGCCTCCTGGACGAGGAGGACCCGGCCGAGCGGACCGCGGCGCAGGAACGGCTGATCGTGAACTACGCCGAGCTCGCCGACTCGGTGCTGCGGCTGGTCGACGGCAACATGTCGACCCGCTCGGACCGCTTCGGCCCGTACGGCTTCACCTCGCTGGACGAGGCGCTGCGCTGGCTGGACGACGAGTCGAGCTTCATCACGGCGGCGCTGCGGCACTCGGAGGGCGTGAACCAGGCGGCGGTGCTGAACCTCCTCGGCGCGCTGTGCGACTACTGCCTGCTCCGCGGCGACCTGTACCGCCTCGGTGAGATCAGCGAGCTGGCACAGACCGTGGACAAGGGGCTGCTGAGACGTTCGGTGCAGTGGCGCACGGGTATCGCGGCACGTCAGCTGGGTGAACTGGACACGGCGCGGACGACGCTGTCCTCGGTGGTCGACCTGTACCGGGAGACCCATCACGACGCGGGGGCCGCGCGGGCGCTGACCTCCCTCGGCATCACGCTGCACCACCAGGGCAATCTGACGGAGGCGTCGGCGAGGCTGCGGGAGGCGATGGACCTGCAGTCCGCGCCCCAGCTGGCCGCCGACCGGGCGTGGACGATGCACGCGCTGGGCGCGGTGGAACGCGACCGCGCCCGGCTGTCCGAGGCGCTGGACCTGCTCACCGAGTCGCTGGTGCTGCACCGCGCGGGCGAGTCCGTGCACGGTCAGGCCTGGGCGCACTTCCAGCTCGGGCAGCTGAGGCTGCGCACGGGGGACGTCCCGCACGCCGAGTCCGAGCTGCGCGAGGCGCTCGAGCTGTACGGCCGTACCCGGGACGCCCGGGGCGAGGCGTGGGCGCTGACCCAGCTGGCCCGGGCCCGGCTGCTCGCCGGGGACGCCTCCCCGGCGGTGGAGGAGCTGCGGCAGGCCGCCGCCCGGCACCGGGACAACGAGGACGCGCGCGGGGAGGCGTGGACGCTGTACTACCTGGGCCAGGCGCTGGAGGAGACCGGGGACCTGGACCGGGCGGTGCGCGAGCTGGAGCGGTCCCGCACCATGTTCTCCCGGATGCGGGACGTCTACGGGCTGGCCTGCGCCCGGCACCATTCGGCCCGGGTGACCCGCGATCAGCGGGCCGCGCGGACCGGTTCGCTGCGCAACTCGGGCTTCGCCCGTCAGCTGCTGGTCGACGCCCGCGCGGACTTCCAGCGGATCGGGGTGGCCCACGGCGAGGCGTGGACGTGCCTGGAGCTGGCGGTCGTCGACGCGGGCAACGCCCGCACCCAGCAGGCGCTGGCCCTGTGCGACGAGGCGACGGCGCTGTTCGCGTCCTACGGGGACCGGCGCGGCGAGGACTGGGCCCGGTTCCTGCGCTGCACGCTCCTGCCGTACGCGGCCCCGGGCGGTACCGAGGTCGGTACGGCGGTGGCCCAGGAGGACCTGGCGCAGCTGGCCCGGACCGCGCACGCCGCCCGCGACGAGAAGCTGGGCGACTACGTGGACGCCTACCAGCTCCTGCTGGAGCGCGGGGTCAGCCTGGAGGCGGGCTGGCAGGCCTGGCACCTCGGCATGGTCCCCAGCCTCCACGCCCGCGAGGTGATGGGGGTGCCCACGGGGTCAGCCGCGTAG
- a CDS encoding MarR family winged helix-turn-helix transcriptional regulator — MSMDMTTGGDTGLLDTLQHEVALFARRAEQTRLGGVGQVRNSMDRAAYLLLNRLDKEGPMGVKALAAGMGIDSSTVTRQVAPLVDTGLVKRTSHPEDGRAVVLQLSPRGQARLEEVRSSRRQLMADLTHDWEPGEREVFCALLTRFNGALSARMSVPGGQGPEDGQPES, encoded by the coding sequence ATGTCGATGGACATGACGACCGGCGGTGACACCGGTCTTCTCGACACGCTGCAGCACGAGGTGGCACTGTTCGCCCGGCGCGCCGAACAGACCCGGCTGGGCGGCGTCGGCCAGGTACGCAACTCCATGGACCGCGCCGCCTACCTCCTGCTCAACCGCCTCGACAAAGAAGGCCCGATGGGTGTCAAGGCGCTCGCCGCCGGCATGGGCATCGACTCGTCGACCGTCACCCGGCAGGTGGCCCCGCTGGTGGACACCGGACTGGTGAAGCGCACCTCGCACCCCGAGGACGGCCGGGCGGTCGTGCTCCAGCTCTCTCCGCGCGGACAGGCGCGCCTGGAGGAAGTGCGCTCCTCACGGCGCCAGTTGATGGCCGACCTGACCCACGACTGGGAACCGGGGGAGCGCGAGGTGTTCTGCGCGCTCCTCACGCGCTTCAACGGCGCGCTCTCCGCGCGGATGTCGGTTCCGGGGGGACAGGGACCGGAGGACGGTCAGCCGGAGTCCTGA
- the mca gene encoding mycothiol conjugate amidase Mca, protein MTEQLRLMAVHAHPDDESSKGAATMAKYVSEGVDVLVVTCTGGERGSILNPKLQGDPYIEENIHEVRRKEMDEAREILGVQQDWLGFVDSGLPEGDPLPPLPEGCFALEDVDKAAGELVRRIRAFRPQVITTYDENGGYPHPDHIMTHKITMVAFEGATDVEKYPESEFGPAHQPLKVYYNQGFNRPRTEALHRALLDRGLESPYGDWLKRWAEFERKERTLTTHVPCGDFFEVRDRALIAHATQIDPDGGWFRVPMEIQKEVWPTEEYELAKSLVDTSLPEDDLFAGIRDNA, encoded by the coding sequence TTGACCGAGCAGCTGCGACTGATGGCCGTGCACGCCCACCCCGACGACGAGTCGAGCAAGGGCGCGGCCACCATGGCGAAGTACGTGTCCGAGGGGGTGGACGTGCTGGTCGTGACCTGCACGGGCGGGGAGCGCGGCTCCATCCTCAACCCCAAGCTGCAGGGCGACCCGTACATCGAGGAGAACATCCACGAGGTGCGCAGGAAGGAGATGGACGAGGCCCGGGAGATCCTCGGTGTGCAGCAGGATTGGCTCGGCTTCGTCGACTCCGGCCTGCCCGAGGGCGACCCGCTGCCCCCGCTGCCCGAGGGCTGCTTCGCCCTGGAGGACGTCGACAAGGCGGCCGGTGAGCTGGTGCGGAGGATCCGCGCGTTCCGTCCCCAGGTGATCACCACCTACGACGAGAACGGCGGCTATCCGCACCCCGACCACATCATGACCCACAAGATCACGATGGTGGCCTTCGAGGGCGCGACGGACGTCGAGAAGTACCCGGAGAGCGAGTTCGGCCCGGCCCACCAGCCGCTGAAGGTCTACTACAACCAGGGCTTCAACCGCCCCCGCACCGAGGCGCTGCACCGGGCGCTGCTGGACCGCGGCCTGGAGTCGCCGTACGGGGACTGGCTCAAGCGCTGGGCGGAGTTCGAGCGCAAGGAGCGCACGCTCACCACGCACGTCCCGTGCGGGGACTTCTTCGAGGTCCGTGACAGGGCCCTGATCGCGCACGCCACCCAGATCGACCCCGACGGCGGCTGGTTCCGGGTGCCGATGGAGATCCAGAAGGAGGTCTGGCCCACCGAGGAGTACGAGCTCGCGAAGTCGCTCGTCGACACATCCCTCCCCGAGGACGACCTCTTCGCGGGCATCCGGGACAATGCCTGA